One segment of Solanum lycopersicum chromosome 1, SLM_r2.1 DNA contains the following:
- the LOC138342160 gene encoding uncharacterized protein: MATKLQFNCTNNKAEYEACILGLKIVIDINVHELLVIGDSDLSIHQIEFRHTPRTQNELVDAFSTIASMIKHLDTYYIDPLDIKLKEHLVNCSHVEAEPDNLPWYFDVKKYFEFEIYMKDATSNQKNSIRHMSLNYFLSGEILYRRTPDLGLLRYIDVVEAAKVIE, translated from the exons ATGGCAACTAAGCTCCAGTTTAATTGCACGAACAACAAGGCTGAATATGAAGCTTGTATCCTCGGTCTGAAAATTGTCATTGACATCAATGTCCACGAGCTgttggttattggagattcagactTATCAATTCATCAG ATTGAGTTTAGACATACTCCTAGAACACAGAATGAGTTGGTTGATGCTTTTTCCACCATCGCCTCAATGATTAAACATCTAGACACTTATTATATTGATCCTCTAGATATAAAGCTAAAAGAACATCTGGTCAATTGTTCACATGTTGAAGCAGAACCAGACAATTTGCCATGGTATTTTGATGTAAAGAAGTATTTCGAGTTCGAGATTTATATGAAAGATGCCACATCCAACCAAAAGAATTCGATACGCCATATGTCCCTCAACTATTTTCTAAGTGGAGAAATCCTTTATAGGAGAACTCCAGATTTAGGTCTTCTCAGATATATCGATGTTGTTGAAGCTGCGAAGGTTATTGAATAG